A genomic region of Candidatus Methylomirabilota bacterium contains the following coding sequences:
- a CDS encoding ABC transporter substrate-binding protein has translation MSQWRSAVAAVTLFLVPVAAAAAPEGKVVIAQGVDPTTLDMMNQSEQPASNVGAQMFDMLVARDQSLALVPELATELPKLVAPTVWEIKLRKGVKFHNGETFDAESVKFSLERLANPANKLRGSPTYGPIDRVEIVDPYLVRVHTKKPWPTFVAQMALRQASMYPPKEYAGKDAAAISKNPIGTGPYKFVRWSKDEEIVMEAVPDHWRGPARIKTVVFRHIPDDAVRVAALQNGEIDVAVNIPPHLAGIIEKHPKLFLSTAPSIRTIQLMIYTHQMDATTHKATGPYPGPTADKRVRQAMVSAVDADEIIRGVMDGKAVRMATMLTSMHFGFDPALKPVKQDLARTKKLLAEAGFPNGIDIVLNGPQGRYVRDREVAEAVSGQLTKAGIRTTLRTHEFVAYLNNMVYVHKAGPVWLIGWGHPAMDAEAIYVPLFKSPGIFVNWDNGDFNGMVEAAQSEMDEKKRLALYHRINKLWIEEAPAVPLYQQIDLYGASKRLAWKARSDELIRAYDMALKPGS, from the coding sequence ATGAGCCAGTGGCGCAGCGCGGTCGCGGCCGTCACCCTGTTCCTGGTCCCGGTGGCGGCCGCCGCCGCGCCCGAGGGCAAGGTCGTCATCGCGCAGGGCGTGGATCCAACCACGCTCGACATGATGAACCAGTCCGAGCAGCCGGCGTCCAACGTGGGCGCCCAGATGTTCGACATGCTGGTGGCGCGCGACCAGAGCCTGGCCCTCGTGCCGGAGCTGGCGACCGAGCTGCCCAAGCTCGTGGCCCCGACCGTGTGGGAGATCAAGCTCCGCAAGGGCGTGAAGTTTCACAACGGCGAGACCTTCGACGCGGAGTCGGTGAAGTTCAGCCTCGAGCGGCTCGCCAATCCCGCCAACAAGCTGCGCGGCTCGCCGACGTACGGCCCTATCGACCGCGTCGAGATCGTCGATCCCTACCTCGTCCGCGTCCACACCAAGAAGCCCTGGCCCACGTTCGTGGCCCAGATGGCCCTGCGCCAGGCCTCGATGTACCCGCCCAAGGAGTACGCGGGCAAGGACGCGGCGGCCATCTCGAAGAATCCCATCGGCACCGGGCCCTACAAGTTCGTGCGCTGGTCCAAGGACGAGGAGATCGTGATGGAGGCCGTGCCGGATCACTGGCGCGGCCCCGCCCGGATCAAGACCGTCGTGTTCCGCCACATCCCCGACGACGCGGTGCGCGTGGCCGCGCTCCAGAACGGCGAGATCGACGTGGCGGTAAACATCCCGCCGCACCTCGCCGGCATCATCGAAAAGCACCCGAAGCTCTTCCTCAGCACCGCGCCCTCGATCCGCACCATCCAGCTCATGATCTACACGCACCAGATGGACGCGACGACCCACAAGGCCACCGGCCCGTATCCGGGGCCCACCGCGGACAAGCGGGTGCGCCAGGCCATGGTGTCCGCGGTCGATGCCGACGAGATCATTCGCGGTGTGATGGACGGCAAGGCGGTGCGCATGGCCACCATGCTGACCAGCATGCATTTCGGCTTCGATCCCGCCCTCAAGCCGGTCAAGCAGGATCTCGCCCGCACCAAGAAGCTCCTCGCCGAGGCCGGCTTCCCCAACGGCATCGACATCGTGCTCAACGGCCCGCAGGGGCGCTACGTGCGTGACCGCGAGGTCGCGGAAGCGGTCAGCGGCCAGCTCACCAAGGCAGGGATCCGCACCACGCTCCGCACGCACGAGTTCGTGGCCTACCTCAACAACATGGTCTACGTGCACAAGGCGGGGCCGGTATGGCTCATCGGCTGGGGCCATCCGGCGATGGACGCCGAGGCCATCTACGTGCCGCTGTTCAAGTCGCCGGGCATCTTCGTGAACTGGGACAATGGCGACTTCAACGGCATGGTGGAGGCGGCGCAGAGCGAGATGGACGAGAAGAAGCGGCTGGCCCTCTACCACCGGATCAACAAGCTCTGGATCGAGGAGGCGCCCGCGGTGCCGCTCTACCAGCAGATCGACCTCTATGGCGCCAGCAAGCGGCTCGCCTGGAAGGCGCGTAGCGACGAGCTGATCCGCGCCTACGACATGGCGCTCAAGCCCGGGTCATGA